From a single Vitis vinifera cultivar Pinot Noir 40024 chromosome 18, ASM3070453v1 genomic region:
- the LOC100258638 gene encoding laccase-15 isoform X1: MWFGNKIFITCVLAFLLFDGLYCCQLSDPYRFVLEEAPYTRLCSTKNILTVNGEFPGPTIRVNAGDQITVDVYNKGKYNVTIHWHGVNQLRYPWSDGPEYITQCPIQPGGKFSQKLILSTEEGTIWWHAHSNWTRATVYGAIFVYPKPGTTYPFPKPDAEVPIILGGWWKRDIMAVYEQFIATGGVPNQSDAFTINGQPGDLYPCSKSETFKLNVDQGKTYLLRMVNADVNDILFFAVAGHPITVVGADGSYTKPLTRDYIAIAPGQTLDALLHANQQPDHYYMAARAYFTAINVDFDRSTTTAIVQYNGNYTPSPSLSLPYLPNYNDTSASFNFSSSLRSLASEDHPVSVPKNVTTQLITTVSVNTLPCIPNGTCQGPNGTRFSASMNNISFILPSIDILQAYYGHIKGVYGDHFPKYPPYIFNFTDEYLPLNLEIPKLGTEVYILDYNSTVEIVFQGTNLVAGIDHPMHLHGHSFYVVGLGQGNFDPEKDPLGYNLVDPPYRNTVTVPKNGWSTIRFKADNPGVWFMHCHLDRHLTWGMDMVFIVRDGDQWDERMLPPPPDMPPC; the protein is encoded by the exons ATGTGGTTTGGTAACAAGATATTCATCACCTGTGTTCTGGCGTTTCTATTGTTTGATGGCCTTTATTGTTGCCAACTTTCAGATCCTTATCGTTTTGTT CTGGAAGAAGCTCCATACACAAGACTCTGCAGCACCAAGAACATTTTAACTGTGAATGGGGAGTTCCCAGGCCCAACTATACGAGTTAATGCAGGAGATCAGATAACAGTGGATGTTTATAACAAGGGAAAATATAATGTCACCATTCACTG GCATGGAGTGAATCAGCTAAGATATCCATGGTCTGATGGTCCTGAGTATATCACCCAGTGCCCTATTCAACCGGGCGGAAAGTTCAGCCAAAAGCTCATACTTTCTACGGAGGAAGGAACTATTTGGTGGCATGCCCACAGCAACTGGACGAGAGCCACTGTCTATGGGGCTATCTTTGTCTATCCCAAGCCAGGAACCACCTATCCTTTTCCTAAACCGGATGCAGAAGTGCCTATAATATTAG GAGGGTGGTGGAAGCGAGACATAATGGCTGTTTATGAGCAATTCATTGCAACTGGAGGAGTCCCTAATCAATCTGATGCTTTTACCATAAATGGTCAGCCTGGTGATCTATATCCATGCTCAAAATCAG AAACATTCAAGCTAAATGTGGATCAAGGCAAGACTTATCTACTCCGCATGGTCAATGCTGACGTGAATGACATTCTCTTCTTCGCCGTTGCCGGACATCCAATCACCGTGGTGGGAGCAGATGGTAGCTACACCAAGCCGTTGACAAGAGATTACATTGCAATAGCCCCTGGACAAACGCTGGACGCCTTGTTGCATGCCAACCAACAGCCTGATCACTATTATATGGCTGCTAGGGCTTATTTTACTGCTATTAATGTTGATTTCGATCGCAGTACAACTACAGCTATTGTACAGTATAATGGAAACTACACTCCCTCTCCATCTCTTTCCTTGCCTTACCTTCCCAACTATAATGACACTAGTGCATCCTTTAATTTCAGCTCTAGCCTTAGAAGCCTAGCCAGTGAAGATCATCCAGTAAGTGTTCCCAAGAATGTTACCACTCAGTTGATTACCACTGTTTCTGTGAACACACTACCCTGCATTCCTAATGGTACATGTCAGGGACCAAATGGGACTCGATTCAGCGCAAGCATGAATAACATAAGCTTTATACTCCCATCAATCGATATACTCCAGGCATACTATGGCCATATCAAAGGGGTGTATGGGGATCACTTTCCAAAATACCCAccatatatattcaattttacAGATGAGTATCTGCCACTGAACCTAGAGATACCGAAGCTGGGGACCGAGGTGTATATCCTGGATTACAACTCCACCGTGGAGATTGTTTTCCAAGGCACAAATTTGGTTGCAGGGATAGATCACCCCATGCATCTACACGGGCATAGCTTTTATGTCGTTGGATTGGGACAGGGAAATTTCGACCCTGAGAAGGACCCTTTGGGGTATAATTTAGTTGACCCTCCTTATAGGAACACTGTTACTGTCCCTAAGAATGGCTGGAGTACCATCAGATTCAAGGCAGACAATCCGG GAGTGTGGTTCATGCACTGTCATTTAGATCGCCACCTTACATGGGGCATGGATATGGTGTTCATAGTAAGAGATGGAGATCAATGGGACGAACGCATGCTACCTCCACCACCTGATATGCCGCCATGTTAA
- the LOC100258638 gene encoding laccase-15 isoform X2 → MNYLQIKALLIVCSYFYLEEAPYTRLCSTKNILTVNGEFPGPTIRVNAGDQITVDVYNKGKYNVTIHWHGVNQLRYPWSDGPEYITQCPIQPGGKFSQKLILSTEEGTIWWHAHSNWTRATVYGAIFVYPKPGTTYPFPKPDAEVPIILGGWWKRDIMAVYEQFIATGGVPNQSDAFTINGQPGDLYPCSKSETFKLNVDQGKTYLLRMVNADVNDILFFAVAGHPITVVGADGSYTKPLTRDYIAIAPGQTLDALLHANQQPDHYYMAARAYFTAINVDFDRSTTTAIVQYNGNYTPSPSLSLPYLPNYNDTSASFNFSSSLRSLASEDHPVSVPKNVTTQLITTVSVNTLPCIPNGTCQGPNGTRFSASMNNISFILPSIDILQAYYGHIKGVYGDHFPKYPPYIFNFTDEYLPLNLEIPKLGTEVYILDYNSTVEIVFQGTNLVAGIDHPMHLHGHSFYVVGLGQGNFDPEKDPLGYNLVDPPYRNTVTVPKNGWSTIRFKADNPGVWFMHCHLDRHLTWGMDMVFIVRDGDQWDERMLPPPPDMPPC, encoded by the exons ATGAACTATCTACAAATCAAAGCATTGCTCATAGTTTGTTCTTATTTCTAC CTGGAAGAAGCTCCATACACAAGACTCTGCAGCACCAAGAACATTTTAACTGTGAATGGGGAGTTCCCAGGCCCAACTATACGAGTTAATGCAGGAGATCAGATAACAGTGGATGTTTATAACAAGGGAAAATATAATGTCACCATTCACTG GCATGGAGTGAATCAGCTAAGATATCCATGGTCTGATGGTCCTGAGTATATCACCCAGTGCCCTATTCAACCGGGCGGAAAGTTCAGCCAAAAGCTCATACTTTCTACGGAGGAAGGAACTATTTGGTGGCATGCCCACAGCAACTGGACGAGAGCCACTGTCTATGGGGCTATCTTTGTCTATCCCAAGCCAGGAACCACCTATCCTTTTCCTAAACCGGATGCAGAAGTGCCTATAATATTAG GAGGGTGGTGGAAGCGAGACATAATGGCTGTTTATGAGCAATTCATTGCAACTGGAGGAGTCCCTAATCAATCTGATGCTTTTACCATAAATGGTCAGCCTGGTGATCTATATCCATGCTCAAAATCAG AAACATTCAAGCTAAATGTGGATCAAGGCAAGACTTATCTACTCCGCATGGTCAATGCTGACGTGAATGACATTCTCTTCTTCGCCGTTGCCGGACATCCAATCACCGTGGTGGGAGCAGATGGTAGCTACACCAAGCCGTTGACAAGAGATTACATTGCAATAGCCCCTGGACAAACGCTGGACGCCTTGTTGCATGCCAACCAACAGCCTGATCACTATTATATGGCTGCTAGGGCTTATTTTACTGCTATTAATGTTGATTTCGATCGCAGTACAACTACAGCTATTGTACAGTATAATGGAAACTACACTCCCTCTCCATCTCTTTCCTTGCCTTACCTTCCCAACTATAATGACACTAGTGCATCCTTTAATTTCAGCTCTAGCCTTAGAAGCCTAGCCAGTGAAGATCATCCAGTAAGTGTTCCCAAGAATGTTACCACTCAGTTGATTACCACTGTTTCTGTGAACACACTACCCTGCATTCCTAATGGTACATGTCAGGGACCAAATGGGACTCGATTCAGCGCAAGCATGAATAACATAAGCTTTATACTCCCATCAATCGATATACTCCAGGCATACTATGGCCATATCAAAGGGGTGTATGGGGATCACTTTCCAAAATACCCAccatatatattcaattttacAGATGAGTATCTGCCACTGAACCTAGAGATACCGAAGCTGGGGACCGAGGTGTATATCCTGGATTACAACTCCACCGTGGAGATTGTTTTCCAAGGCACAAATTTGGTTGCAGGGATAGATCACCCCATGCATCTACACGGGCATAGCTTTTATGTCGTTGGATTGGGACAGGGAAATTTCGACCCTGAGAAGGACCCTTTGGGGTATAATTTAGTTGACCCTCCTTATAGGAACACTGTTACTGTCCCTAAGAATGGCTGGAGTACCATCAGATTCAAGGCAGACAATCCGG GAGTGTGGTTCATGCACTGTCATTTAGATCGCCACCTTACATGGGGCATGGATATGGTGTTCATAGTAAGAGATGGAGATCAATGGGACGAACGCATGCTACCTCCACCACCTGATATGCCGCCATGTTAA